GGTCGTTCTGCCCGGAGATGACGATGACGGCGACCTCGGGCTTGATCTGCTTGATGCGCTCCAGCGTCTCGATGCCAGTCAGTCCCTGCATGGCCATGTCGAGCAGCACGAGTGCGGGGTCGTACACGCGGAACATGCGAATGGCTTCTTCGCCGCTGCCGACGGTGGAGACGTCGTAGCGCTTCGCCAGGTAGGTGCTGAGATAGCGCGCCATCGACTGGTCGTCGTCGACGATCATCACGCGCAGCTTCAGGGGGGCCGTCACCAGGGGAACCTCCAAAGACCGAACCGGCGGGTCCTGCGTCGGGCGAGCGCCACGCCGCCGGTAGAAGTAGTTGGATGCAAATCCTTGGTAGCGGCTGTCCGAATCACGAGGATTTGTATCCAAGCACCCCGCCGACGCGAGGCCCACATTGTACCCTAGTTCTTAAAAGTGGAATCCCAATAGCCACTTAACTGTGGCGCTTCTAAGCAGATACAGCTGTCTTACCGGTCGCTGCCGCCTCCCCCGGTAGGCTGACGATGAACTTGGCGCCCTTCGCGGGACGGCTCTGGACGCGGACCGTGCCGCCGTGGGCTTCCACGATGCGGCGCGTGATGGCCAACCCCAGGCCGGCGCCATGCTCGCGGCTGCGACGGCCGATGCGCGTGAACTCCTGGAAGAGCAGCGCCTGGTCTTCGAGGGCGATGCCGGGTCCGGTGTCGGCGACCTCGAGCTCCACGTTGCCGCCGACCACGGCACGAAGCGCGACCGTGATCTTGCCGCCGGCGGGAGTGAACTTGAGCGCGTTGCCGATGAGGTTGATGAGGACTTGCTGGACGCGCTCGGCGTCCGCCTGGACTTTGGGGAGCCGCATGGGAAGCTCGGTCCGCAGCGTGACGTTCCGCTGTTGGGCCTCCTGGCCGAAGAACGCGACCGACTGCTGGACGGCCTGGCGGAGGTCCATGCGCTCGAAGTGCAGCGCGATGCGGCCGGCCTCGATCTGGGTGATGTCGAGCATGGAATTCACCAGCCGGATGAGGCGCTGGGAGGCGGCGATCGACTCGGCGAAGCTCTGGCGCTCCTCGCCGGAGAGGCGCTCGTCGAGCGACTCGCTGAGCATCGAGGTGTAGCCGAGGATGATGGAAAGCGGCGTGCGGAGCTCGTGGGTGGCGACGCTGAGGAACTGGGATTTGAGGCGATCGAGCTCCCGTAGCTTGGCGTTGGCGTGCGCGAGCTCTTCGTTGTTGCGGCGCAGCTCGGCGATGAGGGAAACGTTCTCAAGCGCGAGCGCGGTCTGCGAGGCCAGGCCTTGCAGGAAGCGGAGGGACGACGCGTGGAAGTCAAACCCCTGGCTGTTGTTGTCGGCGACGAGCACGCAGACCAGGCGTCGCCCGACCAGGCCGGGGACCATGGCGATGGCAGAACAGCTGAGCTGGGCGGCGGCGGCGGCGAGCGGCGGCGAGGTCAGCGAGGTGATGACGTTGCCCGCTTCCAACTCGCTGCGCACGTCGTTGCGCTTGATCAGGTCCGCCAGCGACGGGCGGGCGCAGTCGCTCTCGCGGCCGGGCAGGATGATGTCGGCGTGCTTCAGATGGAGGACGCCGCGGATGGCGTCGGCGACGATGCCGCAGATGGCAGGGACGTCGGGCGCCTGGCCGAGCGACTGGCCGACGCGATAGAGCGTGTCGATCTCCGAGAGGCGCTTGCGCTCGAGCGAGCGGCGGACCGACTGCTTCAGGTCCTCGATCTCGGTGGGCTTGAGCAGGTATTCATAGGCGCCGAGCTGCAAGGCGCGGAGCGCGGTCGAGACCGAGGCGTAGCCGGTGATGACGAGCGTGACGGTGGCAGGCGCGTGCTTCTGCACGGCTTCGAGCACCGCCAGGCCGTCGACGCCGGGCATGTTGAGGTCGGTCAGGACCAGGTCGAAGCTTCGCTGGGCGAGCGCGTCGAGGGCGGCGCGGCCACTGGGGGCTTCTTCGACGTCGTAGCCCTCCTGCTGCAGGATGGCCGCCATCGTGAGCAGCACGTTGGGCTCATCGTCGACGACGAGGATCTTGGGCTTGGCGCTGACCATAGGGGAACAGCCGTGGTCGTGCAGCAGCTCTGAAGTGTGATGCCGGGAGCAGGAGAAACGTCTAGTGCGGGCGCGACATTAAACGAGCAGTTCTGATAGCTTGTTGCGTCGCACTCCACCCGAGGTGAAGCAATGAGCCGTTGGCAAGGTCTTGCCGCAGCGCTGTTGGTTCTGGTGTCGCTCGCGCCGCACGCGGTCGCGCAGAAGAAGAAGGCCGCGCCCGCCGATCCGGCGCTCGCCAAGAAGCAGGAAGCGGTCGCGCTGGTCGAGAAGCAGGAAGCCGGCCTGGTGAAGGTGAGCGACGCGATCTGGGGCTACGCCGAGACCGCGCTGCGCGAGAAGCGTTCCGCCAAGGAGATGGCCGACTACGCCGAGCAGCAGGGCTTCCAGGTGGAGCGCGGCGTGGCGGGCATGCCAACGGCGTTCGTCGCGAGCTACGGCTCGGGCGCGCCGGTCATCGGCATCCTGGGCGAGTACGACGCGCTGCCGGGCATCTCGCAGAAGGCTTCGAGCACGAAGGAGGCGCTGGCGCCGGGGGCGCCGGGGCACGGCTGCGGCCACAACCTGCTGGGTTCCGCCTCGATGGGCGCGGCGGTCGCGATCAAGCAGATGATCGAGGCCGGCAAGCTGAAGGGGACGATCCGCTACTACGGCACGCCGGCGGAAGAGGCGGTCGGCGGCAAGGTGTACATGGTCCGGGAAGGGCTGTTCAAGGACGTGGACGTGGTGCTGGCGTGGCATCCGGCGACGGAGAACAGCGCCGACACCGGCGGCGGCCAGGCCATCATCGACATGATCGTGGAGTTCAAGGGGAAGGCGGCGCACGCGGCCTTCGATCCGTGGAACGGGCGCAGCGCGGTCGACGGCCTGGAGGCGATGACGCATGGGCTGAACATGATGCGCGAGCACATCCAGCCGACCAGCCGCATGCATTACGTCATCGTGAAGGGCGGCGATGTCCCGAACGTCGTGCCGGAGTACGCCAAGCTGTGGCTGTGGCTGCGCGACACCAAGCGCGAGCGCATGGACGAGATGTTCGCGCGTGTGCAGAAGATGGCGCAGGGCGCGGCGCTGATCGCGGGCGTGGAATCGAAGATCACCGTACAGGCGGGCGACTACGAGCGGCTGGTCAACATGAACGGGGAGCGGTTGCTCTACGAGAACATGCAGTGGCTCGGCCCGCTGAAGTTCACCGACGAGGAGCAGGCGTTTGCGAAGCAGATCCAGGCGAACACGGGGGTGAAGCAGGTCGGGCTGCTGGGCGAGATCAAGAAGTTCGATCCGAACCCGCCGGCCGAGGGCGGCTCGACCGACGTCGGCGACGTGAGCTGGAACGTGCCGACGCTGCACTTCTCCATCACGACCGCTGCCGACGGCGCGCCGTGGCACGGCTGGCCGGTGGTGGCGACCTCGGGCATGTCGATCGGCCACAAGGGCATGATGTACGCGGCGAAGGTGCTGGCCGCGACCGCAGTGGACCTCTACGAGAAGCCGGCGGCGCGCGAGGCCATCAAGAAAGAGTTCGCGGAGCAGACGAAGGGCTTCGTCTACAAGCCGTACGTGCCGGAGGGCCCGCCGCCGGTGCCGAAAGATTAGGGGAGCGAGCAACGATAACGGCGCGGCCGAGGCCGCGCCGTTGGTGTTTCCGGCTGCTTAGCTGTTGGGGACGCTGCGCAGCTTGCCAGGCATGAAGTGGTAGGGCGGCCAGGGGCCGCTGACGGTGATCTGGCAATCTTTCAGTTTCTGCTGAGCGCTGGAGTAGCGGGTCTGGTACTTCTCGACCGAGTCGTGGTCGATGAGGTGCGCGATGTCGATGAGCATGCCGCCGGCGTCGACCTTCTTGCAGCAGACTTCGGCTTCGAGCGGGCGCAGCAGCTTCTGGACCTGGACGGAGAGGGCGCGGGCCTTGGTGAGCCGCTCGCGCTGCTTGGTGGCCTTCTCGCGGAGCTTGGTGAGATAAGCGCCGCCGGTGGCGATGGGGAGCTCGACATCGTCCATCATGCGCATGAGCGAGCCGTCTTTCACCAGGAGCTTGAGGTGCATCTCGGCCTTGCCCTTGAGCTTGCTGACGCTCGCGGTGAACGCCTTGCGATTGGCGCGGACGGCCTTGCGGAGATCCTCGTCGCGATCGAAGACGGTGCCGAAGCGGAAGGGCAGGACGGTGGTGTTGCGGAAGCATTCGCTGACGACCCGGGCGTGCTCGAGGATGGCTTTTTGGTCGAGAGCGCCGTTGCGCGTGTACTCGCTGACGATGACCGCGAATTCGCCGGAGGGATAACCCAAGACCTTGGCGCCGCCGATGCCGCTGATGCCGGGGATCACGAAGGGACGACGTGCGCGGGAAGTGCCCTGAAAAGCCTGCTGCTCAGTGATGCAGTATGCGTACCATGCCATGTCAGCGTCTCCGAAGTCATGGCTGACGCGAGTCCGCCCACGGCAGACCGTCAGCTGGTTGGGGCCGTCAGTTGTGGAAGGTACTTAAGGGCTTTTACTGCGTTGATGTGAGGCGCTGCGGTGGGGGCCGAAGCGTCCAGAACCTCTCCCATCCTAGTACGAGTGTTGCACCAAAGCAAATGCAACCGACAAGGAATCAGCGGCGTCAATGAGCCATGATTCAGCAAGTCACCTTTTGAAACGCAGTTGGCATCCGGATACCGCACCAGGGTTGCCGGATTCCCACCAGAGGCGGCGCGGGCCAAGCGGAAAGCGTGGGCGGCGACCGCCGCCGATCTAACCGGCAGATAACACAAGACTTTGCAGCGCGCCGCCGGGAGCCAAGTGGCAGAGCGCTTGCTTCTCATCAGGGCGGAGCGCTCCGTCTTTCGTCCCTGGCTCCCCCTTGCTCAACTCAATGGTTTCCGATCGCGACAGCGTATCGCCGGAGCGGCTTGTCGTCGAAGTCTTCTCCGAGCTGCCCCAGACCACCGTCGAGCGGCGGTGGCGGGAGATGAACGTCATCCTGCGGCTGAGCATGCTGACCGGGCTGCAGATGCAGCTCGAGGCGACGCTGAACATGCTGTGCGATTTCGCCGGGGAGATCGCGCCCTTCGACCGCGCGCTGGTCTATTTCTGGGAAGAGGACGACCAGAAGGTCGAGCCGCGGACGGCGCGGGGCTTCGACGACCTGGCGCCCGAGACCTACGGGCGCGGGAACATCCTGAACTTCTGGGCGGCGAAGTACTCGCGTCCGCTGCTGGTGCAGCACGGCGCCAACCTGCAGGCGGACGCCTTCCTGGAATCGATCGGCTGCGAGTCGGGCGTGGTGGTGCCGCTGTTCGTCTCGAACCAGGTGATGGGGTCGATCCAGCTGTTCGCCCGGCGCCACGCGGCCTTCACGCAGGAGGACGCGCAGCTGCTGTGGGTGCTGGCGCTGGTGGCGGAGAACCAGCTCACGCGCGAATACGCCAACGAAGGCCTGCTACGCTTCGCGTTCACCGATTACCTGACGGGGCTGAAGACGCGCGGCTACTTCGAGCAGCAGCTCGACCTGGAGATCAAGCGCGCGGAGCGCAAGCGCGGGAAGCTCGCGCTGCTGATGGTGGACATCGACCACTTCAAGCAGCTCAACGACACCTACGGCCACCACGTGGGCGACCAGGTGCTGCGGGACGTGGCCGCCATCCTGATGAAGGACATGCGCGAGATCGACACGGTGGCGCGCTACGGCGGCGAGGAGTTCGTGATCATCCTGCCAGAGACGACGGCGGACGGCGCGTTGTTCGTGGCGCAACGCCTGCGCAAGGCGGTGGAGCAGTCGCGCTTCTTCGCAGGCTCGGCGAACGCGGTAGAGCGGCTGACGATCTCCATCGGGATCGCGATCTTCGACAGCGATGCGCAGTTCAAGCGCGACCTGATCGAATATTCCGACGCCGCGCTGTACGCGGCGAAGTCCGCCGGCCGCAACCAGGTCCTGC
The Terriglobales bacterium DNA segment above includes these coding regions:
- a CDS encoding amidohydrolase encodes the protein MSRWQGLAAALLVLVSLAPHAVAQKKKAAPADPALAKKQEAVALVEKQEAGLVKVSDAIWGYAETALREKRSAKEMADYAEQQGFQVERGVAGMPTAFVASYGSGAPVIGILGEYDALPGISQKASSTKEALAPGAPGHGCGHNLLGSASMGAAVAIKQMIEAGKLKGTIRYYGTPAEEAVGGKVYMVREGLFKDVDVVLAWHPATENSADTGGGQAIIDMIVEFKGKAAHAAFDPWNGRSAVDGLEAMTHGLNMMREHIQPTSRMHYVIVKGGDVPNVVPEYAKLWLWLRDTKRERMDEMFARVQKMAQGAALIAGVESKITVQAGDYERLVNMNGERLLYENMQWLGPLKFTDEEQAFAKQIQANTGVKQVGLLGEIKKFDPNPPAEGGSTDVGDVSWNVPTLHFSITTAADGAPWHGWPVVATSGMSIGHKGMMYAAKVLAATAVDLYEKPAAREAIKKEFAEQTKGFVYKPYVPEGPPPVPKD
- a CDS encoding sensor domain-containing diguanylate cyclase codes for the protein MVSDRDSVSPERLVVEVFSELPQTTVERRWREMNVILRLSMLTGLQMQLEATLNMLCDFAGEIAPFDRALVYFWEEDDQKVEPRTARGFDDLAPETYGRGNILNFWAAKYSRPLLVQHGANLQADAFLESIGCESGVVVPLFVSNQVMGSIQLFARRHAAFTQEDAQLLWVLALVAENQLTREYANEGLLRFAFTDYLTGLKTRGYFEQQLDLEIKRAERKRGKLALLMVDIDHFKQLNDTYGHHVGDQVLRDVAAILMKDMREIDTVARYGGEEFVIILPETTADGALFVAQRLRKAVEQSRFFAGSANAVERLTISIGIAIFDSDAQFKRDLIEYSDAALYAAKSAGRNQVLLYSDLARKAKREVS
- a CDS encoding ATP-binding protein, which produces MVSAKPKILVVDDEPNVLLTMAAILQQEGYDVEEAPSGRAALDALAQRSFDLVLTDLNMPGVDGLAVLEAVQKHAPATVTLVITGYASVSTALRALQLGAYEYLLKPTEIEDLKQSVRRSLERKRLSEIDTLYRVGQSLGQAPDVPAICGIVADAIRGVLHLKHADIILPGRESDCARPSLADLIKRNDVRSELEAGNVITSLTSPPLAAAAAQLSCSAIAMVPGLVGRRLVCVLVADNNSQGFDFHASSLRFLQGLASQTALALENVSLIAELRRNNEELAHANAKLRELDRLKSQFLSVATHELRTPLSIILGYTSMLSESLDERLSGEERQSFAESIAASQRLIRLVNSMLDITQIEAGRIALHFERMDLRQAVQQSVAFFGQEAQQRNVTLRTELPMRLPKVQADAERVQQVLINLIGNALKFTPAGGKITVALRAVVGGNVELEVADTGPGIALEDQALLFQEFTRIGRRSREHGAGLGLAITRRIVEAHGGTVRVQSRPAKGAKFIVSLPGEAAATGKTAVSA
- a CDS encoding GvpL/GvpF family gas vesicle protein; its protein translation is MAWYAYCITEQQAFQGTSRARRPFVIPGISGIGGAKVLGYPSGEFAVIVSEYTRNGALDQKAILEHARVVSECFRNTTVLPFRFGTVFDRDEDLRKAVRANRKAFTASVSKLKGKAEMHLKLLVKDGSLMRMMDDVELPIATGGAYLTKLREKATKQRERLTKARALSVQVQKLLRPLEAEVCCKKVDAGGMLIDIAHLIDHDSVEKYQTRYSSAQQKLKDCQITVSGPWPPYHFMPGKLRSVPNS
- a CDS encoding response regulator, with amino-acid sequence MTAPLKLRVMIVDDDQSMARYLSTYLAKRYDVSTVGSGEEAIRMFRVYDPALVLLDMAMQGLTGIETLERIKQIKPEVAVIVISGQND